A DNA window from Providencia huaxiensis contains the following coding sequences:
- the kdgR gene encoding DNA-binding transcriptional regulator KdgR: MDKTTQTDAVSAVVKVFSILSALGEQKEIGVSELSQRLLMSKATTFRFLQTMKQLGYVDQEGEADKYSLTLKLFELGAKSLEYVDLIEIADTEMRRIGQLTHEAVHLGALDEDAIIYIHKIDSSYNLRMYSRVGRRNPLYCTAIGKILLAWQDEGSIRLALKNETFSQKTATTILTLEDLLVELATVRECHYAQDREEQELGLRCIAVPVYDRLGHVVAGLSISFPTIRFDEQRIGDYVQLLKTAGRNISEKMGYHQYPL; this comes from the coding sequence ATGGATAAAACGACTCAAACGGATGCTGTTTCAGCAGTGGTTAAGGTATTTAGCATTCTTAGCGCCCTTGGTGAGCAAAAAGAGATTGGTGTGTCTGAGCTTTCACAGCGTTTATTGATGTCAAAAGCCACGACATTTCGTTTTCTGCAAACGATGAAACAGCTAGGCTATGTGGATCAAGAAGGTGAAGCGGATAAATATTCCCTAACATTGAAATTATTCGAGTTGGGAGCGAAATCCCTTGAGTATGTGGATTTAATTGAAATTGCAGATACAGAAATGCGCCGTATTGGCCAATTAACCCATGAAGCGGTGCATTTGGGCGCTTTAGATGAAGATGCCATTATTTATATCCATAAAATCGACTCGAGTTATAATTTACGCATGTATTCACGGGTTGGGCGTCGTAACCCATTGTATTGCACAGCAATCGGTAAGATTTTACTCGCTTGGCAAGATGAAGGATCCATTCGTTTAGCATTGAAAAACGAAACTTTTAGCCAAAAAACGGCAACAACGATTTTAACGTTAGAAGACCTGCTGGTGGAATTAGCCACAGTTCGTGAATGCCATTATGCGCAAGACAGAGAAGAGCAAGAGCTAGGTCTGCGCTGTATTGCTGTGCCAGTGTATGACCGGTTAGGCCATGTGGTTGCAGGGCTATCGATTTCGTTCCCAACGATTCGTTTTGATGAGCAGCGTATTGGTGACTACGTCCAATTACTGAAAACAGCGGGTCGTAATATTTCAGAGAAAATGGGCTATCACCAATATCCATTATAG
- a CDS encoding choline transporter has protein sequence MTTQNSPKNKQKDKLNSVVFFTSAGLILAFSFFTILMTETANQWIVAALGWVSKTFGWYYLLAATLYIVFVIFVATSRFGNIKLGPEQSKPEFSVLSWSAMLFAAGIGIDLMFFSVAEPVTQYMLPPTGEGETLEAARQAMVWTLFHYGLTGWSMYALMGIALGYFSYRYNLPLTIRSALYPIFGKRIDGPIGHTVDIAAVLGTIFGIATTLGIGVVQLNYGLKVLFDLPQGLPVQSGLILLSVIMAVISATSGVNKGIRVLSELNVLLAFGLILFILFVGDTEFLLNALVLNVGDYINRFMGMTLNSFTFDRPTDWMNSWTLFFWAWWVAWSPFVGLFLARISRGRTIRQFVIGTLIIPFVFTLLWLSIFGNSALYEIIHGNSELAKTVLDAPEKGFYSLLELYPGFGLTASVATITGLLFYVTSADSGSLVLGNFTSKLSDINNDAPNWLRIFWSVAIGLLTLGMLMTDGVAALQNTTVIMGLPFSFVIFFIMAGLYKSLKVEDFRRVSSLNTNAPAPLYGNGTLNWKQRLGRVMNFPGTTYTQRMLDLVCIPAMQEVAKELSLRGAKVEFNTLPPIADERLDHLELTVDLGEEQSFIYQVWPQRYSVPGFTYRARSGKSHYYRLETFLWEGSQGNDLMDYTKEQVISDILDQYEKHMNFIHLSREAPGATLTFPESV, from the coding sequence ATGACAACTCAAAATAGTCCAAAGAATAAGCAGAAGGATAAACTGAATTCTGTGGTTTTTTTTACTTCCGCCGGTCTTATTCTGGCGTTTTCTTTTTTCACCATCTTGATGACCGAAACAGCAAATCAGTGGATCGTTGCCGCCCTTGGCTGGGTATCTAAAACCTTTGGTTGGTATTACCTGCTAGCAGCAACGCTTTATATTGTTTTTGTCATTTTCGTTGCTACCTCACGCTTTGGTAATATCAAACTCGGCCCTGAACAATCTAAACCTGAATTTAGCGTACTCAGTTGGTCTGCGATGCTATTCGCCGCAGGAATTGGTATCGATTTAATGTTTTTCTCCGTCGCTGAGCCGGTCACCCAATATATGCTGCCGCCAACAGGCGAAGGCGAAACCTTAGAAGCAGCTCGTCAGGCGATGGTGTGGACACTGTTCCACTATGGCCTAACGGGCTGGTCTATGTATGCCTTAATGGGAATTGCACTGGGTTATTTCAGTTATCGTTATAACTTGCCGCTGACCATTCGCTCTGCACTTTATCCAATATTTGGTAAACGAATTGACGGCCCAATTGGCCATACTGTGGATATTGCTGCGGTATTAGGGACGATTTTTGGTATCGCAACAACGTTGGGGATTGGGGTTGTTCAGCTGAATTATGGCCTCAAAGTATTATTCGACTTACCTCAAGGGCTCCCCGTGCAAAGTGGGTTGATCCTGCTATCGGTGATTATGGCCGTGATCTCCGCCACATCAGGGGTAAATAAAGGCATTCGGGTGTTATCCGAGCTCAATGTGCTGTTAGCATTTGGTTTGATTTTATTTATCTTATTTGTCGGCGATACTGAGTTCTTACTCAATGCCTTAGTGCTGAATGTGGGGGACTATATCAACCGCTTTATGGGTATGACCCTCAATAGCTTTACCTTTGACCGCCCAACGGATTGGATGAATAGCTGGACGCTGTTTTTCTGGGCATGGTGGGTAGCATGGTCACCATTTGTTGGGTTATTCCTTGCTCGTATTTCTCGCGGCCGGACTATTCGACAATTTGTGATTGGCACATTAATTATTCCATTTGTTTTCACACTATTATGGCTATCTATTTTTGGTAATAGTGCATTGTATGAAATCATTCACGGCAATAGTGAACTTGCAAAAACCGTCCTCGACGCCCCCGAAAAAGGCTTCTATTCACTACTTGAACTTTACCCCGGCTTTGGCCTAACCGCTTCTGTTGCAACCATTACTGGGCTGTTGTTCTATGTCACCTCTGCTGACTCCGGTTCATTAGTATTAGGCAATTTCACCTCAAAACTCAGTGATATTAACAATGATGCCCCTAATTGGTTGCGAATTTTCTGGTCTGTCGCAATTGGCTTACTTACCTTAGGGATGTTAATGACGGATGGCGTCGCTGCGTTACAAAATACGACAGTGATCATGGGCTTGCCCTTTAGTTTTGTTATCTTCTTTATTATGGCTGGGCTATATAAGTCATTAAAAGTTGAGGACTTTAGACGCGTTAGTTCGCTAAATACCAATGCCCCTGCACCACTATATGGCAACGGAACACTGAATTGGAAACAGCGTTTGGGACGAGTGATGAATTTCCCGGGAACGACTTATACCCAGCGTATGCTTGATTTGGTCTGCATTCCTGCCATGCAAGAAGTGGCGAAAGAGCTCAGTTTAAGGGGAGCAAAAGTGGAATTTAACACCTTACCACCCATTGCTGATGAGCGATTAGACCATTTAGAATTAACAGTCGACCTAGGTGAAGAACAAAGCTTTATTTACCAAGTGTGGCCACAGCGCTATTCAGTTCCCGGTTTTACCTATCGCGCACGTTCAGGGAAATCCCATTATTACCGCTTAGAAACCTTCTTATGGGAAGGCTCACAAGGGAATGATTTAATGGATTACACCAAAGAACAAGTGATTAGCGATATTCTAGACCAATATGAAAAACATATGAATTTCATTCATTTAAGCCGTGAAGCCCCCGGTGCAACCTTAACATTCCCTGAATCTGTCTAG